The Streptomyces sp. NBC_01268 genome segment GGGCTGGAAGATCCACGTGTCGGCGCGGCTGGACCGGGCGCAGCACGTGCTCGACACGGTCGCCGAGATCTGCTTCTCCGAAGGCGTGCCGTTCAAGCACCTGAGCGCCCGGCTGTTCTTCCTGTTCCTCCACCACAAGCACGCGCCGCGGACCCAGGCGGGCAAGTTCTGCGCCGTCTACCCTCCGGACACGGCGACCGCCGGCCGGCTGCTGGAACGCCTGCGCGACGCGCTCGACGGGGAGGAGGGGCCGTACGTCCTCACCGACCGGCGCTATCGCGACTCGCGGACCGTCCACTACCGCTACGGCTCCTTCGACGGCGCCCGCAGCCGGCTCCGGGCCGACGGCACCCGGGAGGGGATCCTCCGCGACGGGTCCGGACGCGAGGTCGTGGACTCCCGGCTGCCCGTGTTCCACCTGCCCGCGGGGATCACGGACCCCTTCGTCGAGCGGGAGGAGCAGCCGCACGCGGGCCCGATCCTGATCCGCGACTACGAGGTGACCGGCGCGGTCCGCCTGAGCAACGCCGGCGGCGCCTACCAGGCCCGCGACCGGCGGACCGGCCGCGCCGTCTTCCTCAAGGAGGCCCGCGCCCACAACGGCCTGGTCTTCGACGGGACCGACGCGCAGCAGCGGCTGCGGCACGAGTACGAGGTGCTGCGCGAGCTGCACGCCGCGGCCCCGGGCGTGGGCCCGGAGCCGCTGGACCACTTCACGGAGTGGGAGCACGACTTCCTCGTCACCGAGTACGTCGCGGGACAGCCGCTGGTGGGCTGGCTGAGCCGGTCCTCCCCGCTGGCCCGCGCCGACCGCACGGCCGAGTCGGTCGCCGCCTACTACGCGGCGTGCCGGCGGCTGCTGGCCGCGCTGGACGCCTCTCTTGAGCGGCTGCACGCCGCCGGCTACCGATTCGGCGACCTCAGCCTGGGCAACGTCCTGGTCACGCCGTCGGGCGGGGTCCGGCTGGTGGACTTCGAGGCGGCCTCGGCGCTGTCCGCTGCCCCGTCCGGGATCGGCACTCCTGGGTTCACGCCACCGCCCGGCCTGCGCCGCTCCGACAGCGATCCGCTGCTGCAGGACCGGTACGGCACGTCGGCGGTCGCGCTCGCCTTCCTGGCGCCGTTCAACGAGGTCGCCGAGCACGCGCCCGCCAACCTCGCACTCCTGCGCCGCGATCTGGCGGACGTGGCTCCGCCGCAGGACCTGTGGCAGCGGGCGACCGTCTTCCACCTGACGAAGGAAGGGGCGCAGGACCGGAACGTTCCCGACTGCCCGCTCTCCCCCGCCGATCCGGACACCGATCCGCGCGGCCGCCTCACCCGGCTCGCCGAGGAAGTGGCCGCGGGGCTGCTGGAGATGGCCGACGCCGACCGGCCCGACTGGGCCTTCCCGCCCTCGCCGGAGGCGTTCCGCACCAACAACGTGTGCCTGGCGTACGGCACGGCCGGGGTGGTGCACGCCCTGCACCGCGCCGGGGCCACGGTCCCGGAGGAGATCCGCGAACGGCTGCGCCGCGACACGCTGGCGCAGCGCGGCGCCCTGCCCCCCGGCCTGCTCGTCGGCTCGGCCGGCATCGCCCAGGTGTTGGCCGGCCTCGGCCTGTTGGACGAAGCCGTCGACCTGCTCCGCGACGCCGACGGGCACCCCCTCACGGCCTCCTGCGCCACGCTGGCCGGCGGGCGGGCCGGAGTCGGCCTGAGCTGGCTCACGCTGCACCGGCTGACCGGGGAGAGCAGCCACCTGGAGCGGGCCGCGGCTGCGGGGGAAGCCCTCCTGCGCACCCCGGACCTGCCGGCCGCCCTCGGCGAGCACGACGCCCGCGGCCTGCTCCACGGCCGCTCGGGGCCGGCCCTCTTCCTCCACCGCCTGGCCCGCGACACCGGCGAGGCCCGCTTCCTGGAGGCCGGCCGCCTGCTGCTCCACCAGGAGCTGGACCGGACCTTCCCGCTGGACGACGGCAGCCTGTCCCTCTCCGACAACGCGCAGCTCACCCGCGCCATGCCGTACCTGGCCACGGGCGCGGCCGGTCTCGCGACGGCACTCACCCGTTACGTGGCCACCGCGCCGGACGAGCGCTGCGCCGCCGCCCTGCCGCGGCTGGTCTCCGGCATCCGGGTCTCCTGCGCCACGAAGGAGGCGGGCCTGTACCGGGGGCTGGCCGGACTGACCTGGTTCCTGGCCGAGCACGCCGAGCTCACCGGCACGGACGCCGCCCGCGGGGACGCCGTGCGCGCCGCGACCGGACTGCTGAAGTACGCCGTTCCGCACCGGCGCGGTGTCCGCTTCCTCGGAGCGGGATCCCAGCGCTTCACCGCCGACCTGTCCAGTGGCGGGGCCGGTGTCCTGCTGGCGCTCCACCGCCTGCTGTCCGGCCCGCCCCTGACGGGGCACCGGCACGCGCGTCCCCGGCTCCCGGCAGCAGCCTGACGTCCCCGGACGCGCCCCCCCATGAACCCCTGGGCACGGCGGCGAACGCCGCCGCGCCCAGGTACGCAGTGACCGACCGACCGTCACGACCCCGACAGGAAAAAGGAGATCATCCAATGAGTCAGATCCTCGCGCTCCAGACCCTGGACACCGAGCAGGAGACCCACGCCCTCGTTCCCTGCTTCAGCGTCGCCTGGAGCATCAGCGACATCTTCCCCGAGCCGATGTAGCAGGCCGATACCGTGAGGGCCGGGAGCGGGCGGCATGGCGCCCCTTGTCTCCCGGCTCCCGGCTCCCCCGGTGTGCCGGCGGGCCCCCGCAGATCATGGAATCCCTCACCGGAGAGTCTCCGGCTCTTCCAGGCGCACCGTGGTCGGATTCGTACGCAACCATCCGGGCCCACAGGAGTCATGTAAAGCGAGTACGCCATCGGCGTGTTCGCTTCACTTCCAAGGGGGACCCGCATGACTCACCACATATCCCTGCGCGCCCGCGTCCTTCCGGTCGTGGCCGCCGCCGGGATGCTCGTGCCTGTCGTCGTCGCAGGCGCGGCGCCCGCTTCCGCCGCTCCCGCGCCGCAGGTCAGCTGTACCTCGGGCAAGGCCGGGCTCGCGTCCAAGCTCCAGCGGGACATCACCGCCGCTCTCGCCGGTCGCACCGGTACCGTCGCCGTCGGCGTGCACGACCGCACCACGAACACCACCTGCACCCTGCGCGCCACGGTCTCGTACGACTCGGCCAGTGTCGTGAAGGTGACCGTCCTCGCCACGCTCCTCTGGGACGCGAAGAAGCACCATCGGTACCTGACCACACGCGAGTCCCATCTCGCGAACGCCATGATCACCAAGTCCGACAACGCGGCCACCACCGCCCTGTGGAACCAGCTCGGCGTCAGCAAGGTGAAGGGGTTCCTGGCGGCTGCCGGGATGACGCGGACGGTGCCGGGGTCCGGCGGCTACTGGGGGCTCACCCGGATCAACGTCACCGACGAGCAGCGGCTGCTCTCCCTGCTCACCACCAGGAACACCGTCCTCAGTGACAACTCCCGTGCCTACATCCTCAAGCTCATGGGGAACGTCATCACCTCCCAGAAGTGGGGGACCCCCGCCGGCGCGCCCTCCACCGTGTCCAAGCATGTCAAGAACGGCTGGCTGCAGCGCGCCTCACGCGGCTGGCGCGTGCACAGCGTCGGGGTGTTCCGGGGCGGCGGCCACGACTACACGATCTCCGTGCTCAGCGACGGCAACAGCACGATGAACTACGGCGTGCAGACGATCCAGGCCGTGGCCAAGGTGATCCACCGGGACCTGGTGCCGACCGCTCCCGCCGCGTCGCGCTACACGCCGACCACCTCGCCGAGGGAGGCCTACGTCGCGGTGCCACGGGGCTGACGCCCTGATCCCGTACGAGAATTCACGGGCATGAGCCGGTGGGGCGGGGCGATGGACGCGCGCCCGCACCGCCTCAACGGCCTCAGGACCTGGCCGCCGGAGCGTGCGCGGCCGCCCCGGTGGGCGGGGCCTGGCAGGGCAAGGTGACGGTGACGACGACGCCCCCGTCCTGACCGGCCTCCATCTCGCCCCTCAGGGAAATGCTGTACGGGTCGGGCTTGTGGACGGCCTCGAAGTCCCCGGCGGGCGAGGTGGACGAGGTGGACCCGCCGGCCGAACCGGACTCGTCCGGGGTGACCTCGAAGCCCTCGTCCGCGAGCTTCTCCCGCAGCGCCCGGAGCACCTCGTGGCGCCGGTCATCCGTGACCTTCAGCTGGGTCGCCGAGCTGAGCTCATACGCCTCACCCTCCTCGGCCAGACCGGCCCCCCGCCCCGGGCACCTGTAGTAGGCGAGGACGTTGATCCACGGATTCCGCTCAAGGCCCGTCAGGTCGCGCACCTGGTCCTGGACCCGCTGCGCCCGTGTCAGCGCCGCCTCCCGGGACTCGACGCGCGTAGGCTCGCTCGGCGTTCCCGGTCCCCCGCCGGGTGACCCCACGAGCGAGCATGAGCCGAGCGTCAGTGCGCCTGACACCATCAGCACGGCCGCCCCGGCCGCTCGTGCGGCCGCCCCGGACTTCCGAGCCGTCGATCTGGTCAGCAAGTGCGGTACTCCCCCGTGGACAGGCGTGCGTTTCCGACGTCCGGATGCTAGGCACCACCAGGAAGAATCCGCACGCGATTATGAGCATGACGGGTTGACCCGTACGGCAGGGCCAGGGGTCAGGACGGCATGGGGGCGAGCGGTACGGCGGCCTGGGCTTCTCGGTTCCTGACCGGTCTCGCGACGTGCTGCGCCACGCACGCCGGCATCCCCTCCAGCTTGGCCGCCGCATCCGCCGCTTGCCGCCGAAAGGCCTCGGGCGGCATGCCGACCAGCTCTGTGAAACGGGTGGTGAACGCGCCCGGCGACGCGCAGCCGACCGCGACGCGGACCTCCGTGACGCTCAGGTCGCCCCGTTGCAGCAGCGCCGCCGCCCGCTCGACGCGACGCGTCATCAGATACGCGTACGGCGACGCACCATAAGCCGCCCGGAACTGCCGACTGAGATGCCCCGCGGGCATGCTCGCCTCATGAGCGAGCGCCTCCAGGTTCAGCGGCTGCGCGTACTGCCTGTCGATCCGGTCACGGACACGGCGCAACCTGGCGAAATCAGCCAGACGCTGCGCCTGGACACGTGCACGTCCCCACTCAGGTCGACACATGAGACTCCTCCCCTCCCTCTGTCCTCTTCGTTTCCAACGAGGTCTTCGAGCGTCCGGGGCACCCGCCGAAGTGGGCGGCCCGGACGCCCGTCCGTGTGAACCGGCCCGCCGGCCCCTACCGGCCGCCGGCCTGGCGACGGCCCTCAGGGCCGCATCGCCACCCCGCACGGCTCAGCGCAGCTCCTGGAAACGGACCAGGTTGCCCGCGGGGTCGCGGAATGCACAGTCACGGACGCCGTACGGCTGCTCGGTGGGCTCCTGGACGACCTCGGCGTCCCCCGCCTGCACCTTCTCGAACAGCGCGTCGAGGTCCGGGGTGGCCAGCAGGATCCAGCCGTAGGTGCCCTTCGCCATCATCTCGGTGATCGTGCGGCGCTCGTCCTCCGTGACACCGGGGTCGGCGGCAGGCGGCGCCAGAAGGATCGACGTACCCGGCTGACCAGCCGGACCCACCGTGATCCAACGCATCCGGCCCTGCCCGACATCGCTGCGCACCTCGAATCCCAGAACGTCGCGGTAGAAGGCGACCGACGCGTCCGGGTCGACATGCGGAAGGGAAACCGTGTGAATGGTGATGTCCATGCCCAGCAGACTAAGCCCGGCTCCGTGACCGGCGCTTCTCCGAACCTGACCGATCCGCACACACCTCACGCAGAGGTCGCGCGTGCGGCCCCCTGATCGCTCAGGGGGCCGCACGGTGGGTCAGATGCCCGGGGGTGCCGGCTCAGGCCGGAGCGGTGTCAGAAGCATGGGGTGTTGCCCCATGAGACGTATCCGGAGAGGTAGACCCTGCTGTAGGCGCACTTGCGCTTGTTGATGGCCTGGCGTGCGTTCCACGCCCCGGCGTAGATGGCGCCCGCCACCAGCCAGCCCCACGGAGGCGGTACGAGGAACCTGATCCAGTACGTGGAGAGGGTGCTCAGCATGATGGAGAACGTGAAGTCACGGTCCCATCGGATACCGACGCTGTACCAGTTGCCGCAGCACAGCTGGACCCGCCACAGGCCGGTGAGGTCCTGGTTGGTGACGGGGTTCTGGTCGGCGTAGTCGTAGGCGTTGGCGCTTCCGTAGCGCACCGGGTCGGTGCTCTGGAAGCGGCCGGTGGCCGGGTTGTAGACGCGGACGCCCATGAGGATGCTGCGGGTGGGGGTCTCGGAGGACCGCTGGTAGCCGCCGAGCCAGCCGTAGCGGTCCGTACCGCCGGACTTGGGGTTCCCGTACTCGTCGTAGTCCAGGACCCGGGGTGCCTGGGACGAGTTGAGGGGAAGGGTGACGTTGATGTCGCCGTGCAGGCCGGTGAGTTCCAGTGCGACGGCGCCGGTGTCGGTGGTGACGGCGGCGAGGTTGCCCGTGGGGGCCGTCACCTGACGGCTGGTGCCTCCGGTGGTGGTGTTCTCCACGATCCAGCGGGGGTTGTCGCCGTCGGCTCCGTAGTGGTTGAGCTTGCTCGCGGTCGGGGACCAGGTGCCGGCGGTGTTGGTCTCGGTGGTCCAGCCGCGGAAGCGCAGGGCCGCGTCCAGCGTCCAGGTCTGCCGGCTGTTTCCGGCGGTCTGCTGCTGGGCGAGGTCGTTGGTGTAGTAGGCGGTGGTGGCGCCGGGCTGCGCGGTGGTGCGCCCGAGGGCGTCGTAGGTGTACCCGGGGTCGGTCAACCGATCGCCCGAGTCGTAGGTGTGGGCGGCGGTGGTGGCTCCGGAGGTCGTGCACGGGGCTCCCGGTGCGGCCTTGGTGGTGCCCTGGGCCGTGCGGTTGGTGTTCTTGTCGAAGGTGTAGGTGCGGGTCGTGCACACCCCGTTCGCGCTGTCCGCGACCTGCGTCAGGCGGCCGATCGCGTCGTAGGTGTACGCCTGGTTGGAGGCCTGACCGGGGGTGCCGGTGTGGGCGGCCCACCCACCGTGCGCGGTGACCGCGACGCTGTCGTTCATGACGGTGACGTGGTCGGCGTCGCGGGTGTAGGTGCGCGCGGTGAGGTTTCCGGCGGTGTCCTTGGTCTGCCGCATCGTGTAGCCGCCGGGCAGACCGCCGCCGACGGGTGCGCCGTCGGTGTCGTAGCGGGCGGTGAAGACGCCGGCCGCGGAGTCGTCGGTCGAGGTGAGCAGGCCGCGCGGGTCGATCGCCGTGTCGTAGGTGTAGGTGGTGGTGGACGGCGCGGTGTCGGTGACCTTGGTCGGTCGGTTCAGCGCGTCGTACCGGGTGGTGGTCACGCCGCCGTCGGCGTCGGTGTAGGAGATCAGGCGGCCGAGCCTGTCGTACGCCTTGGTGATCGTTCCCGCGGTGGGCGAGCCGCTGGTGGCGGGCAGGCCGGTCGCCGGGTCGTAGTCGGTGGTGGTGGTCGGGGTGGTGGTGCCGAGGCCGCCGGTGACGGTGACGGTGGTGGGCCTGGCGGCCGCGTCGTGGCCGGTGGTCGTGGTGCGGGTGACGCCGTTGGCGGCCTCCGTCACCTTGGTGGTCTGGCCGAAGAGTCCGTACTCGTGGGTCTTGGTGGCCAGTTGGGCGGGGTTCGATCCGCCGCCGGTGGTGTTCCCGGCGGGGCCGACGGTGCAGACGAGGTCGGCCCATTCCGGCCTGCCGCCGCACGGGCCGGTGCCGTCACCGCTGTAGTACGTGGTCACGGTGGCACCGGCGTCCGTGCCGTTGGAGGCGGGCAGGGTGGTCCTGGTGACGCGGCCTTGCGCGTCGTAGGCGGTGGTCTTGCTGAGGTTGAGGCCGCCGGGGTCCTGGGTCACGCTGGTGGCGAGGCCCTTGGTCCAGTCGTAGCCGGTGGCGGTCACCCGGGCGTCCGCGAGCAGCGCCGTGTTCACGCGCGGTTGTGCGCCGACGCTGGTCTTGGTGATCTCGTCGCGGGACACCGCGGTGCCGTCGGTCGGGCGGCCGGTGTCGAACTCGTTGACCGTGCGGGTCCTGGCCGCGATGGCGGTACCCGCCGCCGCCACGGTGGTGGAGCCGTCGACGAGGGCGCCGGCCAGGGTGATCATGTGGAGCGGGCCGCGGACCTCCAGTTCACGGGTGCCTTGCGGGCTGAACCTGCGCTGCGTCGACAGCTGCAGCGCGCGCTCCGCGGTGGAGAGCCCACTGATGCCCAGCGCGTCGAGCGCGGCCGTCGCGCCCGGCGCGCCGCCGAGGGCCAGCTCCCGGTTGCCGGCGGTGAGCTCCCGGACGAGGTGGCCGGTGCGGTCGTACTCGGTGGTGGTGATGCCTCCGCCGGGTCGGACGGTGTTCACCGGCCGGCCGGAGGCGTCGAGGTAGGTGGTCGTCGCGCGGCCGTAGGCACCGGCGCCGAGCTGCGGACCGTTGCTGGACGCCGGGATCTGGTCGGGCGGGAAGACCGCGGTGGCGTCGGTGGCGAGGTCGGTCTGGCCCCAGCCCGCGGCCGCCGTGGCGCCGAGGTTCTGCGGGGCGGAGGCGCCGGTGACCGGGACGCCGTAGACGAGGGTGGTCGTCGCGGTGCCGTCGGTCTGGTCGGCGCTGCCCGCGGCGAGCGTCGGGCGGGCCACGGACAGCAGCATGCCGTCGCCGGCCGTCGCCGACCCGCCGGCCTGCCCGTAGGCGAAGGTCCACGGCAGCTGGCCGGCCGGGGTGAGCTGGGTGACCCGGCCGGCGGCGTCGTAGGCGTAGGCGGTCTTCAGCGCGGGACTGATGCGCGGATCCCACACCTCGCGCAGGCGTCCGGCGCTGTCGTAGGCGTACCGGGACACCTCGGTCGCGGTCGACGCGGTGGCTCCGGGCACGGTGGCCCAGAGCCGGATCGTCTGGACCTGGCCCGTGTAGTCGCCGAGCGTCGAGGCGGTCGCGGTGGTGGTGTCGGCGTAGACGAACTCCAGGATCCTGCAGCCGCGGGCCGCCTGGTTCGCCTCGCAGGCGGCGAGGGTGACCGCGCT includes the following:
- a CDS encoding VOC family protein — protein: MDITIHTVSLPHVDPDASVAFYRDVLGFEVRSDVGQGRMRWITVGPAGQPGTSILLAPPAADPGVTEDERRTITEMMAKGTYGWILLATPDLDALFEKVQAGDAEVVQEPTEQPYGVRDCAFRDPAGNLVRFQELR
- a CDS encoding helix-turn-helix transcriptional regulator, with protein sequence MCRPEWGRARVQAQRLADFARLRRVRDRIDRQYAQPLNLEALAHEASMPAGHLSRQFRAAYGASPYAYLMTRRVERAAALLQRGDLSVTEVRVAVGCASPGAFTTRFTELVGMPPEAFRRQAADAAAKLEGMPACVAQHVARPVRNREAQAAVPLAPMPS
- a CDS encoding serine hydrolase → MTHHISLRARVLPVVAAAGMLVPVVVAGAAPASAAPAPQVSCTSGKAGLASKLQRDITAALAGRTGTVAVGVHDRTTNTTCTLRATVSYDSASVVKVTVLATLLWDAKKHHRYLTTRESHLANAMITKSDNAATTALWNQLGVSKVKGFLAAAGMTRTVPGSGGYWGLTRINVTDEQRLLSLLTTRNTVLSDNSRAYILKLMGNVITSQKWGTPAGAPSTVSKHVKNGWLQRASRGWRVHSVGVFRGGGHDYTISVLSDGNSTMNYGVQTIQAVAKVIHRDLVPTAPAASRYTPTTSPREAYVAVPRG
- the lanKC gene encoding class III lanthionine synthetase LanKC, whose amino-acid sequence is MLEGFGEALADREYYLPLAGVADPGPRFAPGEVPPGLRGSAQGIWTVWGSPRTGLAEQGWKIHVSARLDRAQHVLDTVAEICFSEGVPFKHLSARLFFLFLHHKHAPRTQAGKFCAVYPPDTATAGRLLERLRDALDGEEGPYVLTDRRYRDSRTVHYRYGSFDGARSRLRADGTREGILRDGSGREVVDSRLPVFHLPAGITDPFVEREEQPHAGPILIRDYEVTGAVRLSNAGGAYQARDRRTGRAVFLKEARAHNGLVFDGTDAQQRLRHEYEVLRELHAAAPGVGPEPLDHFTEWEHDFLVTEYVAGQPLVGWLSRSSPLARADRTAESVAAYYAACRRLLAALDASLERLHAAGYRFGDLSLGNVLVTPSGGVRLVDFEAASALSAAPSGIGTPGFTPPPGLRRSDSDPLLQDRYGTSAVALAFLAPFNEVAEHAPANLALLRRDLADVAPPQDLWQRATVFHLTKEGAQDRNVPDCPLSPADPDTDPRGRLTRLAEEVAAGLLEMADADRPDWAFPPSPEAFRTNNVCLAYGTAGVVHALHRAGATVPEEIRERLRRDTLAQRGALPPGLLVGSAGIAQVLAGLGLLDEAVDLLRDADGHPLTASCATLAGGRAGVGLSWLTLHRLTGESSHLERAAAAGEALLRTPDLPAALGEHDARGLLHGRSGPALFLHRLARDTGEARFLEAGRLLLHQELDRTFPLDDGSLSLSDNAQLTRAMPYLATGAAGLATALTRYVATAPDERCAAALPRLVSGIRVSCATKEAGLYRGLAGLTWFLAEHAELTGTDAARGDAVRAATGLLKYAVPHRRGVRFLGAGSQRFTADLSSGGAGVLLALHRLLSGPPLTGHRHARPRLPAAA
- a CDS encoding DNRLRE domain-containing protein, translating into MAGTLAITLLAGSEAAFAAPAKPKPPVDAPKPGGPVDDVASARLAAKLWGTRVEALDARTTTSTTWANPDGTLTTETAAGPVRFRRGADWVDVEVAFARRPDGTVASEAHPRGLTLSGPKGTAAPSFAAASQAPAQELLSLSAGGKSMSLKWKGGLPAPTLDGARATYRNVLPDADLVVDATRTGYEQSLVLRKRPAGTAAFTLPIKAPGVAARQQRDGSVLFTDKATGRKLSTMPAPVMWDATVDRRSLEHTHKAPVALKVVQLGDDIELRLTPNAGFLADPATTYPVTVDPSDGVLSDVFDTYVQQGDTVDQSNTTDLKIGWPGDYADPGPNTKPRVARSFITWDMAPIKDALVSKATLSLFNYHSWDCTKPTSWEVWDTGTANTGTVWTAQPTWYQRYGTSTETKGQNCSNGGYVNADVTTLLQYWAGQTTVARQGLGIRATDEANTLAWKRFYSGNAAATQIPKLSVTYNYRPKTGADLQAGPPFFANGSGYVVNTLTPNLRDTFTDTNNDQINGTFQIFDGVMDTQIGNLLVSPYAPSGQPVSVTVPAGLLQNGRTYRFRTNPYDGTHYNVDWSAWRTFTVDTTAPSAPASVASTDYPSSGWVKGIGQTGAFTVSPPAADHEWIEWSLDGVTWTKVATNGATTPVTVQVTPDKGGTNTLLVRSVDKADNKSEAVPYVFHVGAGGITSVGEGQRTPARLPLAAEADASKYDKVTFAWRRSDADPWAPIPPGHVTLAGQPLSAWPVALTDGASPQLVWNATSTANPDGAVQIKADFTGPGGNGSADALRVVVDRTADGAASTGVGPGTVNLLTGSYNLGGNDASAFDMTVTRSANSRTPDAGAKQDGQAPVFGKEWVSGVQAAKTNPDHTAVRRTSDTSVDLVKNDGTTIGFTANTAGTGWVPEPGAEHLTLTGSFTGVFTLTDSAGSVTTFAKASPAATVWTVTTSLSNGLNNSTTEVISETVTTSDNRTLARPKRIITASSAVTLAACEANQAARGCRILEFVYADTTTATASTLGDYTGQVQTIRLWATVPGATASTATEVSRYAYDSAGRLREVWDPRISPALKTAYAYDAAGRVTQLTPAGQLPWTFAYGQAGGSATAGDGMLLSVARPTLAAGSADQTDGTATTTLVYGVPVTGASAPQNLGATAAAGWGQTDLATDATAVFPPDQIPASSNGPQLGAGAYGRATTTYLDASGRPVNTVRPGGGITTTEYDRTGHLVRELTAGNRELALGGAPGATAALDALGISGLSTAERALQLSTQRRFSPQGTRELEVRGPLHMITLAGALVDGSTTVAAAGTAIAARTRTVNEFDTGRPTDGTAVSRDEITKTSVGAQPRVNTALLADARVTATGYDWTKGLATSVTQDPGGLNLSKTTAYDAQGRVTRTTLPASNGTDAGATVTTYYSGDGTGPCGGRPEWADLVCTVGPAGNTTGGGSNPAQLATKTHEYGLFGQTTKVTEAANGVTRTTTTGHDAAARPTTVTVTGGLGTTTPTTTTDYDPATGLPATSGSPTAGTITKAYDRLGRLISYTDADGGVTTTRYDALNRPTKVTDTAPSTTTYTYDTAIDPRGLLTSTDDSAAGVFTARYDTDGAPVGGGLPGGYTMRQTKDTAGNLTARTYTRDADHVTVMNDSVAVTAHGGWAAHTGTPGQASNQAYTYDAIGRLTQVADSANGVCTTRTYTFDKNTNRTAQGTTKAAPGAPCTTSGATTAAHTYDSGDRLTDPGYTYDALGRTTAQPGATTAYYTNDLAQQQTAGNSRQTWTLDAALRFRGWTTETNTAGTWSPTASKLNHYGADGDNPRWIVENTTTGGTSRQVTAPTGNLAAVTTDTGAVALELTGLHGDINVTLPLNSSQAPRVLDYDEYGNPKSGGTDRYGWLGGYQRSSETPTRSILMGVRVYNPATGRFQSTDPVRYGSANAYDYADQNPVTNQDLTGLWRVQLCCGNWYSVGIRWDRDFTFSIMLSTLSTYWIRFLVPPPWGWLVAGAIYAGAWNARQAINKRKCAYSRVYLSGYVSWGNTPCF